TCGAGGTGCCGGCGTGGCGGCGGACCTCGACGTCGAGGCGGTCGGCGTCGCCGGCGGCGATCGGCAGGTCGGCGACCAGGCGGCCGCGGGCCAGCACCAGGGCGCGCTCGCACAGCGACGCGCCGAGCGGCACGTCGTGGGTGCTCATCAGCACCGCCGCGCCGCGGGCGTGGGCGGCGCGCAACTCGCCGCACAGCAGCTCGCGCGCCGCCGCGTCGAGTCCGGTGAACGGTTCGTCGAGCAGCAGCAGCCGCGGGTCGTGCAGCAGCACGCGCGCCAGGGCGCAACGCTGCAGCATGCCGCGCGACAGGGTGCGCACCGGACGGTGCGCCCAGCCGCGCAGGGCGAAGCGGTCGATCTGCGCCTCGACCCGCGCGGCGGGATCGGCGAGACGGTAGAGGCGGGCGTAGAAGGTCAGGTTCTCGTGCGCCGTGAGGTCGGGATAGAGAAAGCTCTCGTGGCCGAGCACGGCGAGCTGCCGGCGCGCGGCGCTGCCGTGCTCGCCGGCGTCGAGGCCGCCGATGCGCACCCGTCCCTCGCTCGGGCTGAGCAGCGTCGCGCAGAGGCGGAGCAGCGTGGTCTTGCCGGCGCCGTTGTGACCGAGGAGCAGCACCGCCTGACCGGGCGGCACGGCGCAGCTCACCGCCTGGACGGCCGCGGTGCGGTCGAAGCGCTTGCCGAGGCGCTCGACCTGCAGGGCCGGCGGCGCCGCGGCCGCGGCGGCGGTGGCGGATCCCACGGGCGCGGTCCGCGTCAGACGAGCTCTTCGACGAAGTTGCTCACCACCACGCGGCGCACGCGCTCGTTCAGCGCGTCGCGATCGGCGTAGGTGAGCCCGGTGGTGGGGATCGGCTCGCCGAGCACGATGCGCACCCGGCCCCCGGGGCGGATCACGGCGCAGCCGCGGGGCAAGAACTTGCGGGTGCCGCTGACGCTCATCGGCACCACCGGCAGTTGGGTGCTGACCGCCAGGCTGACGCCGCCCTTCTTGAATTCGTGCACCCTGCCATCGCGACTGCGCGTCCCCTCGGCGTAGAAGAGGAGGCCGATGCCCTGCTCGGTGCGTTCGGCGGCGGCATTGATGCGGGCAATCGCCGACTGCGGGTCGCCGCGGTCGATGACGATGTGGCCGCTCATGCCGAGCGCCCAGCCGAAGACGGGTATCTTCAACAGCTCCTTCTTGGCGACGAAACGGACCACGAAGGGCATGCGGGCCAGCGTGCACCAGATGTCGAAGTTGCTCAGGTGGTTGCTGACGAGAATGTAGCTCCGCCCGGGCTGCAGACGCTCCAGGCCGACCACCTCGAGGTCGATGCCGCAGGCGCGCACGATGCCGCGGCTCCACAGCCGGCCCATGGTGTCGATCACCCACGGCCGCCGGGTGATGAACGTGCCAGCGATCGCCGTCATGCCGATCACGATCGTCGAGACGGCGATCCAGGCGTCGGCTGCGAGGCCCCAGAGATAGCGCAGGGGGTGCTGCGCGGCGAAGGACAGCAGCGAGTGATCGGCTGTGTCGCCGCGGCTTCCGCCTCGCGGCTGTGCGAACATGGAGACCTTCCTAGCGGAAAGGGGAGACGAGTTCCATTTTCTGATGCGCGCGGTGGCGCACGGTCGCCGCGCGGCGCCGCGCCACGGCACCGCCTGCGATCGATGCCGGGCGGCGGTTGGATTAGGGCGAGCCCCTGGCAGAAGAAGTTTGCCAAATGGAGGCGGGCGATGGTATGGCGCCGGCAGTTCTTTGGGGGAGGCCACGATGGGCCGGAAGCTCTACATCGGAAATCTGTCGTTCACGGCGACGGAGGACGAACTGAGGGACTACTTCGCGCAGGCCGGAACGCCGGAGTCGGTGGCGATCATCAAGGACCGCCTGACCGGGAAATCGCGCGGGTTCGGGTTCGTCGAGATGAGCAGCGACAGCGAGGCCGCGCAGGCGATCGAGAAGCTCGACGGCAAGGACTTCAAGGGACGCCCGCTGAAGATCAACGAGGCCCGCGCGCGCGAGGGCGGCGGCGGCGGCGGGCGGAGCGGCGGCTATTCGGCCGGCCGGCACTGACCGCGAGTCACCTCCCGGCGCGCCGGCACGCGCCGCCGTCCGCCGCGACAGCGGGCGGCGGCGTTGCGTCGCGTGGGGGAGGGAGGCGCCGCGGGGCGGCGCCTCCCGGGCTGCGCGGCGCGCAGCGCCGCCGGAGCTATTCCGGGTCGCCGAACAGGCGCCGTTCCTCGTTCTTCAGGCGCTGGGCGATCGACAGCAGCTCGCGACGGAGCTCCTCGTTCTGAGCGCTCTGGGCAAGAGTGGCGATGCGATTCGCCGTCTCACGAACGCGAAAGGCCGCCATGCGCCGCAGTTCCGTGTCGGTGCGTGACGCGGCCCCGTCGTCCGAGCCATCGCCGTAGTGCGCTGCCTGCAGCGCCCGCGCCGACCTTCCGTCGCTCGCTTCCCTCGCAGCCATCTCGCGCCTCCCGATGGCGGGGAAAGCAAGAGATGCACCAAGACGGGAAGCGGACCGGACCGCGCGCACCCGACGAGCGCGTCCATTTCGCCGCACGGCGGCCGGCGGTTGGCGTCCAGTCTAGTGGACGCGGACCGCCTGCTGCTGGATCTCGCGGGCCTGCTGGTCGTCGGGGGCGATCTCGCTGTGGCAGGCGCGGCGCTCGCCGACGATCGGCAGGGCGACGGCGCGCTGGGCGAGCAGGGCGCGGCCGTCGGCGCTCACTCCGGGGCTGGGCATGGCCGGCCGCGTCGGTTGGAAGCCAGGATCCTTGCCGCTGGCGAGCTCGGCGATCTCCTTGGAGATGCGGAGGCTGCACCAGTCGTGGCCGCACATGGCGCAGAAGTCGGTATCGACCGTGAGGTCCTCGTCGTGCAGGGCGCGTGCGGTGTCGCCGTCGAAGGCCAGCTCGAACTGCTTCGGCCAGTTGAGGGCGGCGCGGGCGCGCGACAGATCGTCGTCCCATTGCCGGGCGCCGTCGATGCCGCGCGCGATGTCGCCGGCGTGGGCGGCGATCTTGTAGGCGATGCAGCCGGCCTTCACGTCCTCGGCCTTGGGCAGGCCGACGTGCTCCTTCGGCGTGACGTAGCAGAGCATGGCGGCGCCGGCGCGCGCCGCTTCGCTGGCCCCGATGGCGCTGGTGATGTGGTCGTAGCCGGGGAAGACGTCGGTGACCAGCGGGCCGAGCACGTAGAAGGGCGCGTCGTCGCAGACCCGCTGCTGGAGCTGCATGTTGAACGCGATCTGGTCGAGCGGCACGTGTCCGGGGCCCTCGACCATCGCCTGGACGCCGGCGGCGCGGGCGCGCTGCACCAACTCGCCGAGGACGTGCAGCTCGGCGAGCTGCGCCGCGTCCGAGGCGTCGGCGAGGCAGCCCGGTCGCAGGCCGTCGCCGAGCGAGTAGGTGACGTCGTACTGGCGCATGATGGCGCTGATCTCGTCGAAGAGCTCGTACATCGGGTTCTGCCTGCCGTGGTGGATCATCCACTTGGCGAGCAGCGAGCCGCCGCGCGAGACGATGCCGGTGATGCGGCTGCGCAGTAGCGGCAGATGCTCGCGCAGGACGCCGGCGTGGATGGTGAAGTAGTCGACACCCTGCTGCGCCTGCCGCTCGATCTCGGCCAGGATCATGTCGTGGGTGAGGTCCTCGATCCGACGGCCGATGATCATGCTGTAGATGGGCACGGTGCCGATCGGCACCGTGCTGTGATCGATGATCGCCTGCCGGCAGTCGGCCAGCGCGCCGCCGGTCGACAGGTCCATCACCGTGTCGGCGCCGAAGCGCTGCGCCCAGCGCAGCTTCTCGACCTCCTCGTCGGTGGTGCTCGAGACCGGCGAGGCGCCGATGTTGGCGTTGATCTTGGTGCTGATCATGCGCCCGATGCCGGTCGGGTCGAGGCGCCGGGGGGCGCGTTCGCCGCGCAGCGCGGTGGCGTCGTCGAGCTGGTGGGCGCGCTGGGTCACCGTCTGGTTGACCCACAGGTGGGCGTTGGCGCGCGCCCCCGGATGGCCGCTGCGCGGCGCCGCGATGGCCGGCGGCGCGGCGGTCGGCGCGGCGCCGGCGCTGCCGGCGAGGTGCCGGAGGTTGGCGGGGATCACCAGCCGACCGCGCGCCACCTCGGCGCGGATGCGCTCCCCGGTCGTGTTCTCCCGTTCCGCCACGCGGCGCATGGCGTCGGTGATGATGCCCTGGCGCGCCGCTTCGAGCTGCGTCATCCGAGTCTCCCTGGCGCGGGCGCGCTCCGTGCGCGCCCGGCGTCGTGCGGGCGACAGTACGACTCCCCCGGCGGCCGATCAAGGCGTGCGGTTGGCATCGACGCCCACCGCCTGCGCGACGGCGGCGAAGCCGTCGCGATGCAGGAGCTCCCGCAGCTCGGCGACGACGCGCGCCGCGAAGCCGGGGCCGCCGTAGATGAAGCCCGTGTAGGCCTGCACCAGCGACGCGCCGGCGCGGATCTTCTCGTAGGCATCGGCGCCGCTGGCGATCCCGCCGACGCCGATGATCGGCAGGGCGCCGCCGGTCTCGCGATAGACGGCGCGGACGACGGCGGTGGCGCGGGCGCGCAACGGCGGGCCGCTCAGGCCGCCGGCCTCGCCGGCGAGGGGATGGCCGTGGCCCAGCGCGGCGCGGTCGACGGTCGTGTTGGTGGCGATGATGCCGGCGACGCCGTGGGCGCGCACGACCGCGATGAGCGGTGGCAGCGCGTCGTCGGCGAGGTCGGGCGCGATCTTGAGCAGCAGCGGCCGCGGCGCCGTGCCGGCGCTGGCCGCCAACCGTCGATTCTCGGCCTGCACGGCGGCGAGGAGCGGCGCCAGTTGCGCCTCGGCCTGCAGGTCGCGCAGTCCGGGCGTGTTGGGCGAGCTGACGTTGAGCACCAGGTAGTCGGCGAGGCCGTGCAGCGCGCGCAGGCTGGCACAGTAGTCCTCGGCGGCGCGCTCGAGCGGCGCCACCTTGGACTTGCCGAGGTTGATGCCGAGCGGGATCGGCGGCCGACCGCCGGCGCAGCGGGCGCGCAGCGCGGCGGCCACCGCCTCGGCGCCGTGGTTGTTGAAGCCGAGGCGGTTGATCAACGCCCGTTCGGCGGGCAGGCGGAAGAGCCGCGGTCGCGGGTTGCCGGGCTGCGGCCGCGCCGTCACCGTGCCGAGCTCGGCGAAGGCGAAGCCGAGGGCCGGCCAGACGTGTGGCAGCGCGCCGTTCTTGTCGAATCCCGCCGCGAGCCCGAGCGGGTGCGCGAAGCGCAGGCCCCAGAGCTCCTGCGCCAGCAGCGGATCGGCGGCGGGGGTCGCCGGCGACCGCCGCTGCAACAGCGCCTGCCACGCCGCGAGGGCGCGGAACGCCAGGTGGTGGGCCGCCTCGGGCGGGAGCTGGAACAGCAACGGGCGGGCGACCTCGTAGAGCATGCGAGCGCGATCGGCGCGCGCACCTTACGGAGCCCATTCGGTCGCGACAAGCGTCGACGAAATTCGGTGGACGAACGCCATCGGCGTGGATATTTCTGGACACCATGGTGATTCCGGCTC
Above is a genomic segment from bacterium containing:
- a CDS encoding RNA-binding protein translates to MGRKLYIGNLSFTATEDELRDYFAQAGTPESVAIIKDRLTGKSRGFGFVEMSSDSEAAQAIEKLDGKDFKGRPLKINEARAREGGGGGGRSGGYSAGRH
- a CDS encoding quinone-dependent dihydroorotate dehydrogenase, whose protein sequence is MLYEVARPLLFQLPPEAAHHLAFRALAAWQALLQRRSPATPAADPLLAQELWGLRFAHPLGLAAGFDKNGALPHVWPALGFAFAELGTVTARPQPGNPRPRLFRLPAERALINRLGFNNHGAEAVAAALRARCAGGRPPIPLGINLGKSKVAPLERAAEDYCASLRALHGLADYLVLNVSSPNTPGLRDLQAEAQLAPLLAAVQAENRRLAASAGTAPRPLLLKIAPDLADDALPPLIAVVRAHGVAGIIATNTTVDRAALGHGHPLAGEAGGLSGPPLRARATAVVRAVYRETGGALPIIGVGGIASGADAYEKIRAGASLVQAYTGFIYGGPGFAARVVAELRELLHRDGFAAVAQAVGVDANRTP
- the thiC gene encoding phosphomethylpyrimidine synthase ThiC, encoding MRRVAERENTTGERIRAEVARGRLVIPANLRHLAGSAGAAPTAAPPAIAAPRSGHPGARANAHLWVNQTVTQRAHQLDDATALRGERAPRRLDPTGIGRMISTKINANIGASPVSSTTDEEVEKLRWAQRFGADTVMDLSTGGALADCRQAIIDHSTVPIGTVPIYSMIIGRRIEDLTHDMILAEIERQAQQGVDYFTIHAGVLREHLPLLRSRITGIVSRGGSLLAKWMIHHGRQNPMYELFDEISAIMRQYDVTYSLGDGLRPGCLADASDAAQLAELHVLGELVQRARAAGVQAMVEGPGHVPLDQIAFNMQLQQRVCDDAPFYVLGPLVTDVFPGYDHITSAIGASEAARAGAAMLCYVTPKEHVGLPKAEDVKAGCIAYKIAAHAGDIARGIDGARQWDDDLSRARAALNWPKQFELAFDGDTARALHDEDLTVDTDFCAMCGHDWCSLRISKEIAELASGKDPGFQPTRPAMPSPGVSADGRALLAQRAVALPIVGERRACHSEIAPDDQQAREIQQQAVRVH
- the ccmA gene encoding heme ABC exporter ATP-binding protein CcmA, whose amino-acid sequence is MGSATAAAAAAPPALQVERLGKRFDRTAAVQAVSCAVPPGQAVLLLGHNGAGKTTLLRLCATLLSPSEGRVRIGGLDAGEHGSAARRQLAVLGHESFLYPDLTAHENLTFYARLYRLADPAARVEAQIDRFALRGWAHRPVRTLSRGMLQRCALARVLLHDPRLLLLDEPFTGLDAAARELLCGELRAAHARGAAVLMSTHDVPLGASLCERALVLARGRLVADLPIAAGDADRLDVEVRRHAGTSS
- a CDS encoding 1-acyl-sn-glycerol-3-phosphate acyltransferase — translated: MFAQPRGGSRGDTADHSLLSFAAQHPLRYLWGLAADAWIAVSTIVIGMTAIAGTFITRRPWVIDTMGRLWSRGIVRACGIDLEVVGLERLQPGRSYILVSNHLSNFDIWCTLARMPFVVRFVAKKELLKIPVFGWALGMSGHIVIDRGDPQSAIARINAAAERTEQGIGLLFYAEGTRSRDGRVHEFKKGGVSLAVSTQLPVVPMSVSGTRKFLPRGCAVIRPGGRVRIVLGEPIPTTGLTYADRDALNERVRRVVVSNFVEELV